A window of Bradyrhizobium diazoefficiens genomic DNA:
GATCGTGAAGGACTATTTCATGATCTGCGACAGCTACTATCAGGCGATCCGCACCGCGACCCCCGACAAGATCGAGGCCATCGACATGGGCCGTCGCGGCATCCACGACGAGGGATCGCGCACGCTGCAGGAGCGGCTGAAGGGCAAGGTGCGGGTCGACTTCGAGACCTCGCGCCGGCTGTTCACGCTCATTACCGTCCTGCACTGGAAGGGCTGATCGCGCATGATCCCGAAAAGTGGGGACCGGTTTTCGGATCGGATCATGCGCAAAGATAAAAGAGCGTGAGCGATGGCTGCGCCCCCACGCGCACGCGATCCGCAATCGGTGCTGTTCGCCTGCGCGATGAACAGCGTGCGCTCGCCGATGGCCGAGAGCCTGCTGCAGCACATGTTTCCGCAGGGCCTCTACGTGAAGTCGGCGGGCGCCAGGAAAGGCGAGCTCGATCCGTTTGCCGTTGCCGTGATGGCCGAGCTCGGCCAGGACATCTCCGGCCATAAGCCGCAGACGTTCGAGGAGCTGGAGGACTGGGAGGGGCTGAATTTCGACCTCATCATCACGCTCTCGCCCGAGGCGCACCACAAGGCGCTGGAGCTGACGCGGACACTCGCGGCCGACGTCGAATACTGGCCGACGCAGGATCCCACCACCATCGAGGGCAGCCGCGACCAGAAGCTGGCGGCCTATCGCGAGGTCTGCGACCAGCTGTTGATGCGCATCCGCCGGCGGTTCGCCAAAGTCGGCGCGGCGAGCGGGTAGCGTCAGTGCCGTAACACCCGCGTCATAGAGCGCAGGCACACGCATCTCGGGACCTCCGAATCAGCAAACTCCGGGTTCCCGGGTTGTGAAATCAGCCCCCTTCCGATAGGTTCCGCGCGCAATTCATCCCCCCTGCTTCATCCCCCCAAATCACCCGATGTTCGGTCGCCCCAAATTCGTACTTGCCTCCGGTTCGCCGCGGCGCCTGTCGCTGCTCAACCAGGCCGGCATCGAGCCGGACGCGCTCCGGCCCGCCGACGTCGACGAGACGCCGCGGCGGGGCGAGCTGCCGCGCGCCTGCGCCAACCGCCTCGCCCGGGCCAAGGCCGATGCGGCGCTGAAATCGGTGCAGCTCGACGACGAGCTGCGCGGCGCCTTCATCCTCTCCGCCGACACCGTGGTGGCGGTCGGCCGCCGCATCCTGCCCAAGGCCAATCTCGTGGACGAAGCCGCGCAGTGCCTGCGCCTGCTGTCGGGCCGCAATCATCGCGTCTACACCGCGATCTGCCTGGTCACGCCGCGCGAGGCCTTCCGCCAGCGCCTGGTCGAGACCCGCGTCCGCTTCAAGCGCCTGTCGGAAGACGACATCCAGGCCTATATCGGCTCCGGCGAATGGCGCGGCAAAGCCGGTGGCTACGCCGTGCAGGGCATCGCCGGCTCCTTCGTGGTGAAGATGGTGGGGTCCTATACCAACGTCGTCGGCCTGCCGCTCTACGAGACCACAACGCTGCTGGGCGGCGAAGGTTTTCCGATCCGCTTCGGCTGGCTCAACGCCACCGCGGTGTGAGCCGACAAGCCCAACAGAAATCGCGAAAACAACCCCATGCAAAGTAGAATGGCCTGACGGGGCGCATGCGCCGCCATCCGAGGAACTCGTTTGCCGACAGGCTCTTGAATCCCTTCACCACGTGCAAACTGCCGACATCATGGACAACCAGGTCAAGAAGCCAGCCAGCCCGCCCAAAACCTGCCCGATCTGCGGCAAGCCGCGGTCGGAGGCCACCCGTCCGTTCTGCTCCTCGCGCTGCCGCGACGTCGATCTGAATCGCTGGCTGAAGGGCTCCTACGTCATCCCCGGCCGCGACGGCGACGTGGATGACGTAGAATAAGTAATCATATCAATAATTTAATGGGGTGTGCCGGGCGCCGTGCGCCGGCCGCGGCAAGCCCGCCGCAGCTTCTGCACAGCCGGGCCGCGCCCGGCGAAGCCTCTTGGCGAAGCCGGGTGGACAGGCCGCTTCCGGCCCACTATAAACCGCCCGCTCGATGGGCTTTGGCCCCTCTCTTGGAGCACGCCCAGGTAGCTCAGTTGGTAGAGCATGCGACTGAAAATCGCAGTGTCGGTGGTTCGATTCCGCCCCTGGGCACCACGCTCTTGAAGGTTCGTTTCCCTTCAATAACTTAAGCCCTTACAGTGATTTGCGCTCGCCCGACTGTGTAACAACGGTGAGCAACATGCTGTATCGGGTGGTGCGTCCAATGAAGCGCGATGGCTCGCGGTTTCAGCTCTATGTGCGGCGAATTCCGGTGGAAGTGCGGGAGCGGCTGATCGGCCGCACGCTGCATTTTCCTCTCGGTGATGACGTGCATGCCGTAACGATCTCCCCCCGAGCGCAGGCCATTAGGTTCTCCCTTCGCGCCGATGAGCCGGCAGAGGTCAAAGCGAGGGTCGCTGCGGCCGATCAGTACCTTGAGCGCATCCTCCGCGCCTTCCGGGATGATAGCCCTACCTCCCTCACCAATGCTCAAGCAACGGCCTTGGCCGGACGCCTCTACAGGGCATGGGCCGGGGGCGAGGGACGCGAACGGACGTATGCAGTGGAGCAGGGCCATGATGGCAAGATGCATCCAGCGCCGCATGATCTCGAGGACGATGCCGTAATCTTCGAGGCGGCACTGATGCGTCTCGTGCGGCTAGAGATCATAGGCAAGCATGAGATAGACACGCCGAAACCGCTGCGCGGCCCATTTGACCTCAACAATCTTCCGCCCGCCGACCCGTGCCCGGAGACTTCTGCCCTTGAGATTCATCTCGGGCGCCTTGTTGATCGCTTGCTCTTATCTGAAGGCATTCGACGGGTTGATGCTCCTTCGCGCGGTCTCCTGTTGAGAGCTTTTTGGCTCGCGCTGCGTGATGCGTTTGAAGTCCGCCTGCGAAATGCTCAAGGCGACTACAGTCCCGATCCGAAGTCGGAACGTTTTCCTGCTTGGGTTTCACCGCACGGAGACAGTGCTACCAACAAGCAACCGATCCTAAAGGGGAGCTCGTTGACTGCGTTGATCGAAGGCTGGTGGGTGGAAGCGAAGGCCCGTAACCTAAAACCCAGCACGTACGAGAGCTATAGTAATTCGATGGCAGCCTTCGTTGCGTTCCTCGGTCACGATGATTGCAGCCGCGTGTCCAGAGGCGATGTGATTGGTTTCAAGGATCACCGCTTAGCCACCCTCAACCCCCGCACTGGGAAGCCGATCTCTGCTAAGACAGTGAAGGACAATGACCTCTCCGGGCTCAAAGCAGTGTTTGGATGGGCAGTGTCAAATGGGAAGATGCACACCAATCCCGCTGAGGGTGTTACGCTTAAGGCCGCAAAGCCACGGAGGCTACGGAGCAAAGCCTTCACAGAAGCAGAGGCGAAAGCAATTCTCACGTCAAGTCTTCGGGTCAAGCGTGGTGGAGAGATGCCGGAGACATTTGCGGCCAAGCGGTGGGTGCCGTGGCTCATGGCGTATACAGGTGCACGTGTCGGTGAGATGGCGCAGCTAAGAAAGGAGGACCTACACAAGCACGGCCGGAGCATCTGGTATCTCACGCTCACGCCCGAGGCAGGCACTGTGAAGACCAATGAAGCCAGGGACGTAGTTCTGCATCCGCACTTGATCGAAATGGGCTTTGTGGAATTCGTGAGGGCCGCACCGGGTGGTCATCTATTCCTGCGGCCTTCCAATGATGGCGACGAACAGGAGCGTGTGCTTGGACCATTGCAGGGCATCAAGAACAGGCTTGCGGAATTTGCCCGTGGAGTGGTGCCGGATAAGGGTGTTGCGCCGAACCACGGCTGGAGGCACCGCTTCAAACCCGTTGGCGTAAGAGCCGGCATTGATCGCAGAACGCTTGATGTGATCTCCGGGCACGCTCTTGAAGGTCGAACAGTGGCGGATGGATATCATGGTGTCGAGCTTGAGGACCAAGCGGCCGCTCTCGCCAAGTATCCCCGCTATCAGATATAATGTTTGGATATTTGGGGGAGGGTTAGATGGTGTCGTTCTTGCGCGTGTCTCTTGCTATTCTAGCAATGTTGCTTCCGAATGTTGCATTTGCCGAAATCGTTGGGGAAGGCAGAAACGTTATCGATGGAGATACTTTCGAGATCGCGTTGCCATCTCATTCTGTCAAGATTCGAGTTTGTGGCATAGACGCCCCAGAATCAGGGGAGCCGGGCTCAAGGGAGGCATGGGCGATGCTTTCCCAACTCGTATATCAAAAGACTGTACGCTGCGTTCAAGTGAATCAGCCGCCTGGAACGGTATGCGATGGAAAATCCAAATCGGTAAACCGAGATAGGATTGTCGCTCAGTGTTATGTCGATGGAATGGATATTGGCGCCGAGATGGTTCGCTCTGGGCATGCCTGCGATTGGCGTAAATTCGATGGCGGCTATTATCAACGCATCACTGGCGGAAGGTCGTGCAATCGAAAGTAATGACTGCGGAGAAGCCGCATGCAGGGAAAGGCGGCGCGAAGGACTAGAACAAGCCGGTCAATCCGGGAAATGCGCTTTCGATATCCTCAAACGTTACTACCGTCTTGAAATGGTGGGAATGCTTTGAATAGTCCCTCAGCCGAATTGCGCTGCAAAGAAGCATTGTGGTCGCCTTGGAATGCGGCAGCACTTTGTGGGGAGGACGGTTTGCCCAACAGAGGGCCCGAATAGGATATGCTGCGGCTTGAGTGCGATCATCCCTAAAGGAATCGCCTGCGTGCTTCACCTCGATATGAACAGCAAAACGCATTGACTCGGCGTCTTCAAATATAGCGAGCAAGTCCGTTTCCTGCCCTCGGCAACCTAAGCAGCGGCACGATTCAGTGTAGTGGGACCGCCACCAAGTTGGAGTCCCCCGGCTGCGCAATGCATGCATCTCCTCGCTCAAAAGACGCGCGGCTGCCGCTGATTCTGCAAACTCCGTATGCTCAATTAGCCAGCGGCGAAAGCTTGGCTTTTTTTCGAGCGCCTCTGCAATCGGAAGAGAAGCGGCAAATTCCTTCTCGCCATACCCCATAAAATTCTATCTCTGCAATAAGTCCGTCCGTACTCAGACTACCAATTTTCCGGTCACGCGCCACCTCTGAGGTTGCGCAGACGCTCCTTCTTCCGCCAGATTCATCATGAGCTATACGCTCGCTTCGGGGCGTGCCGCCGCCTGAACCTAAGGGGCTTCGCTAGTGGCTTACGTCAGGGGCCAGATTCGGCCCTTGAGGGAGCCACAAGCCTTTGTTGCTACTGGCTGTTAAAGGCATTGCAGTACCCCTCCTGCGCATCTCGCTGCGCTAGGAAAAATCCGAGACGTGCGATCTTTTCGGAGTGGGTTGTCGGGTTGCCATCGATAGCTGAAACGGATGGTGCTGACGACCGAAGGGTCTTTTCAAGCTCGGCATTTTTGTATGTGAGTTCGAAGCATGGCGCGATGGGGATATAACTGTTGGGCTCACGCATCGCGGCCTTCATCGCCACGTGCAAAGCCTCGATAAATTCTTCCTGTGCAACCCCCTTGCTTACACCGTTTAGCGCTTCCCATCGGCGGCCAGCGCGTCGCGCGTCGTTCATAGCTGCGTTCGCTGCTAGAGTGAGGTCTGGGTTGAAGTATGGACCTTTCTTTTCTTGACCAAACGCGGTGCTGTTCGTGACGGAGATCAGGAACGCTGTGGCCAACAATGAATGGCAGATGATCTTCGGCAAAGCCTTCGTGAACAATGGATCATGCATAGTCTTTAGACCTTCTTCGCGGTCGTCTTTGTGGGGGCAGCCTTTCGCAAAAACAAAATCCAGCTCATGTGCAATATATTGCGTCGCATTAGATTGCAACAAGTTGTCGCTTTGGGCCCATGTCAGAGGACGTGCGGCGCTTGGTGGGTGGCAACGTAAAACGGTTACGGATGGCGGCCGGAATTACGCAGGCCGAGCTTGCCGAGTTGGTGGGCGTCGATCGCGCCTACATCAGTGGCTTGGAGCAGGGAAATCGGAACGCGACCATTGTTAGCCTCTGGCACGTTGCACAGGCGTTGGAGGCGCCGATTCGCTCTCTGTTTGATGAGGCCAAGAAGTCGCGCTGAATGATGGTGCAGGGATCATTTCGTTGAGACGCGTCCGGTGACTGTTCGGTCACTTTGAGCATTAACCTACGGGCCCGCTGTGGCGGCCGACAGGCGCCCATAGGAAAGCCACCCCGCTCTTGGATTGACTGCGTTCCCCTCTGCCCGGCCTATCTTAGAAGGGGCCCCTTGCAGGGCATCGGAGGGGTGTGAGCTGTCAGCGTTGATGATGGTCTTGTTCCTGGGTCCTCATGGTGCCCAAAGCCCCCTGATGGAGGCCTTGTGGTCGTCCCTTTCATGGGGAGCGGCAGGCGGCGGCACCTTACTCGTCCCCTTGAACCTGCTCCTCTTAAGGCCTGTGATGGTGGTTGAGGCCAGGAAGGCCATCATCACCCCGAAGTCACCTCCATGGGGGGGCCCTGTAGGGAGGGCCTGAAGGGCGGACCTTCTAGAGGGGAGGCGGTGGTGGTTGTCCGCCGACTTGGCTCCTCTCCCATAGAGGTCTTGCCTCAAGGTTAGGCTCAAGTGGTGATGGTCTGGCAGGCATCATCGCCGTAAAGGAATAACTTGAAACAGCTCCGCTAAGGCAACCGATAAGTTCTTCCCCCTCCTAGTCCTTTAGCAGAGGCGTAAGCTCGAAAATGCCTATTTTTCTGAGCCGAAATCGATCTTCACGAACGCGCGGGGTTGGGCTGTGCCAGAGCGGAAGGCATATTCCATCGCGGCTTTGGCAGCGGCGGCGTTCAGTCTGGGAACGAGCACGGCGTCATGAAGGGGCAATGCCGGGATGCCGCTCTCAAAGAGGTGCGTAACCACGGTAATCAGCAACTGGCTTTCAGCGAACATGAGTTCAAACCCGATGCCGGTTCCGAACAGATGGGCAATCGGCGCGTGCTTTTGCTCCAGCAGCGCCAATGCCTGCTTGAGGTTCAACCGGGGAAGCAGCGGACTGCAGTCGCGTGGCCAACGCCTCAGGGGGCCTCGCGTGAACAGCAGAGCGTTGAGGAGCAGCTTCCAGCCATCGCGTCCGGAGCCGTCTCCCGTCACATCGTAGAGGTCGTCTCCGGTAGGCTGCGACGCTCCGGCGCGGGCGTAGGCGAGACGTGGAAAGAGTTGTTGGTAATCGACATCCGCCACGGGTTTGCCGTTCATGCGTATCTGCTGGAAGCGATCCTCGCGCGGCATCGTCATCCAGAAGCCGCCAGAAAGCCTGCCGCCCTGTTGCCAGCTCCTGTTATTGAACGTCCTGCGGAGCGTTCGCCGGTAGGACGCGATGATCTCGCCCTCCTTGCCGAGCCGGGCTACGGCGCGAGTGCCGGTCAACTCGATGTCGGCATCGAGGAGCCAATTATTGATGCGTTGAATTTGCCTGCGAAGCGTCCTCGTTTTCTGGCTTTCTGAGTAATTTATCAAGGTCGCCTTGCCGTCATTGTCCCTGCCCGACTTGAGGATGAGAATTTCCGGCTCCTGCTCGCGGTGGAACGAGGCCGGTGTCACCCTCGGAAAGCGCTTGCCGATCTCGGCAACCGTTTCGAAGAGAGACGGAGCTTTCGCCGTCTTCGAGAACCGATAGCCTCTCGTGACGCGTTTGAGGAGCTTCAGCCGCTCTAACAGGTCAAGCAGGCTAAGGAAGTGCTGGCCGTAGACTGGATTCCGGTAGCGAGTTGCACCCCACATCATATTGTTGTCGAGCGGAATGGCGAGCGCCGCATCCTCGCGAATGAGACTTCGCATGAGGAGATTGCAGGCCACCGCCTCAACAGCGATGGCGAATTTGCGCCGGTCTTGATCCTTGCGAGTCCGAGAGCGAAGGCCGAGCTTATCTTCCTGGCCGATCAGGTGCTGCGTGAAGCGGCCCATGGCTTCCATCAGCTCCGGGGTTCTCGCTCGCAACAGCGGATCGAACCGCATGTGCTGGTTACTCAGTGTCATGGCCTCAAGAATCTGTGCTCAAAGTGACCGGCTTAATGTCCCAACATGTGCGTACCGCTATCCGGCCACCTGATCTGGCGTGCGAATGCCTGCCACCGCAAATTATCCGACGCCTGCTGACCGAAGCACGGGATGGCGTCCATACCGTTTCACCTTCAGGGCAAGAACCGCGGAATGGTGTTTTTCGACTACCCACTCCAGTTCGCGCTCCACGGCCCGCCCAATCAGCCGAAGGACCGGCCCAGAGGACCTGGGAAAGGCGTGGAGTTCGGTTTGGCGCTGTCTGCCCTGATGGTCTACGAATGGCCAGCGCTTATGGGTGCCGCTTGCAAGGCGATGTAGGGCCTTTGCGATCTGGACCGTGCGAAACTCTTTCGTCCGGTGTGAGCCGGGGTCTTCCTCAATCAGCGCGGTGACGGCCAGCACGATGGCGACGAATCGCTCAGGTTTGATGCCTGCGACACGAAGCCGCGCCAATGCGATGCGTGCCCGTTTGTTTGCCGACATGCCCCTGAGCCTCGTAGCGATCTCTGTGGGCCCGGCTTCTTCTAGAAGCAGCGCGATGGCATTGACGGCAGCCTTGATGAACCGATCAGATTCACCTCGAAGCCGAACATACGA
This region includes:
- a CDS encoding arsenate reductase ArsC is translated as MAAPPRARDPQSVLFACAMNSVRSPMAESLLQHMFPQGLYVKSAGARKGELDPFAVAVMAELGQDISGHKPQTFEELEDWEGLNFDLIITLSPEAHHKALELTRTLAADVEYWPTQDPTTIEGSRDQKLAAYREVCDQLLMRIRRRFAKVGAASG
- a CDS encoding Maf-like protein, whose protein sequence is MFGRPKFVLASGSPRRLSLLNQAGIEPDALRPADVDETPRRGELPRACANRLARAKADAALKSVQLDDELRGAFILSADTVVAVGRRILPKANLVDEAAQCLRLLSGRNHRVYTAICLVTPREAFRQRLVETRVRFKRLSEDDIQAYIGSGEWRGKAGGYAVQGIAGSFVVKMVGSYTNVVGLPLYETTTLLGGEGFPIRFGWLNATAV
- the yacG gene encoding DNA gyrase inhibitor YacG, which gives rise to MDNQVKKPASPPKTCPICGKPRSEATRPFCSSRCRDVDLNRWLKGSYVIPGRDGDVDDVE
- a CDS encoding recombinase XerD — its product is MLYRVVRPMKRDGSRFQLYVRRIPVEVRERLIGRTLHFPLGDDVHAVTISPRAQAIRFSLRADEPAEVKARVAAADQYLERILRAFRDDSPTSLTNAQATALAGRLYRAWAGGEGRERTYAVEQGHDGKMHPAPHDLEDDAVIFEAALMRLVRLEIIGKHEIDTPKPLRGPFDLNNLPPADPCPETSALEIHLGRLVDRLLLSEGIRRVDAPSRGLLLRAFWLALRDAFEVRLRNAQGDYSPDPKSERFPAWVSPHGDSATNKQPILKGSSLTALIEGWWVEAKARNLKPSTYESYSNSMAAFVAFLGHDDCSRVSRGDVIGFKDHRLATLNPRTGKPISAKTVKDNDLSGLKAVFGWAVSNGKMHTNPAEGVTLKAAKPRRLRSKAFTEAEAKAILTSSLRVKRGGEMPETFAAKRWVPWLMAYTGARVGEMAQLRKEDLHKHGRSIWYLTLTPEAGTVKTNEARDVVLHPHLIEMGFVEFVRAAPGGHLFLRPSNDGDEQERVLGPLQGIKNRLAEFARGVVPDKGVAPNHGWRHRFKPVGVRAGIDRRTLDVISGHALEGRTVADGYHGVELEDQAAALAKYPRYQI
- a CDS encoding thermonuclease family protein; translation: MVSFLRVSLAILAMLLPNVAFAEIVGEGRNVIDGDTFEIALPSHSVKIRVCGIDAPESGEPGSREAWAMLSQLVYQKTVRCVQVNQPPGTVCDGKSKSVNRDRIVAQCYVDGMDIGAEMVRSGHACDWRKFDGGYYQRITGGRSCNRK
- a CDS encoding helix-turn-helix transcriptional regulator codes for the protein MSEDVRRLVGGNVKRLRMAAGITQAELAELVGVDRAYISGLEQGNRNATIVSLWHVAQALEAPIRSLFDEAKKSR